In one window of Thermosipho africanus Ob7 DNA:
- a CDS encoding pseudouridine synthase, translating into MLKGDEIIKLQKYLQMCGFARRKADQYIIAGRVTVNGKVVDKPWFDVKDDDIVMLDNKKLKINQKFEYYVLHKPKGYATTLYDPKQKKTIKELIKHIKTPVKPAGRLDKDATGVLILTNDGKLIDILTNAKYGVKKEYIVKVSGSVSFNDLLKLKKGIYDERDFLKLEYFDILEKGFDYSIIKVVLIKGKKHEIKRLFKSIGHKVLELKRIAHGPISISIVPNEGDLTKLKGKDLERLLKLKKGEEK; encoded by the coding sequence ATGTTGAAGGGAGATGAAATTATTAAATTACAAAAGTATTTGCAAATGTGTGGATTTGCAAGGCGAAAGGCGGATCAATACATAATTGCGGGTAGAGTGACAGTTAATGGAAAAGTTGTTGACAAACCTTGGTTTGATGTAAAAGATGATGATATTGTAATGCTTGATAATAAAAAATTAAAGATAAATCAGAAATTTGAATATTACGTTCTTCATAAGCCAAAAGGCTATGCAACAACTTTATATGATCCAAAGCAGAAAAAGACAATTAAAGAATTGATAAAACATATAAAAACACCAGTCAAGCCCGCTGGAAGGCTTGATAAAGACGCGACGGGAGTTTTGATTTTAACAAACGATGGTAAATTAATAGATATTCTCACAAATGCAAAGTATGGAGTAAAAAAAGAATATATAGTTAAAGTTTCTGGCAGTGTAAGTTTTAATGATTTGTTGAAGTTAAAGAAAGGAATATACGATGAAAGGGATTTTTTAAAACTTGAATATTTCGATATTTTAGAAAAAGGTTTTGATTATTCAATTATAAAAGTAGTGCTTATTAAAGGTAAAAAACATGAGATAAAGAGACTTTTTAAATCAATAGGTCATAAAGTGCTTGAGCTAAAAAGGATAGCACATGGACCTATATCTATTTCAATTGTTCCAAATGAAGGAGATTTAACTAAATTAAAGGGAAAAGATCTAGAAAGACTTTTAAAGCTAAAAAAGGGGGAGGAAAAATAA
- the galE gene encoding UDP-glucose 4-epimerase GalE — translation MTVLVAGGAGYIGSHVCKMLRERGYDVVVIDNLSHGYKSFTRYGEFVLGDISDENLLDLVFKTYKIDAVMHFCAYIEVGESVVDPNKYYQNNVSNTLTLLNSMLKHDVKYFIFSSTAAVYGMPQRIPIKEDDPKMPINPYGKSKYMVEQILDDFDRAYGLKSIRFRYFNAAGADESLEIGEAHEPETHLIPLILDAALSVRDSIKIFGTDYETKDGTCIRDFVHVNDLADAHIKGLEYLISEKKTDYFNLGSGSGFSVREVIEKVKEVTNVDFKVEEVDRRPGDPAYLIADNTKARKILGWEPKYDLEKIIQTAWNWHKVLRKK, via the coding sequence ATGACAGTACTAGTTGCAGGTGGAGCAGGCTACATAGGTTCACACGTTTGTAAGATGTTAAGAGAAAGGGGATATGATGTTGTAGTAATTGATAATCTTTCTCATGGGTATAAAAGTTTTACAAGGTATGGAGAATTTGTTCTTGGAGATATTTCAGATGAAAATTTATTGGACCTTGTATTTAAGACGTATAAAATAGATGCGGTAATGCATTTTTGTGCATATATAGAAGTGGGAGAGTCTGTTGTTGATCCTAATAAATATTACCAAAACAACGTTTCAAATACTCTTACTTTATTAAATTCAATGTTAAAGCATGATGTTAAGTACTTTATTTTTTCTTCTACTGCTGCTGTATATGGAATGCCACAAAGAATACCAATTAAAGAGGATGATCCAAAAATGCCAATTAATCCATATGGTAAAAGTAAATATATGGTTGAACAGATCTTGGATGATTTTGATAGAGCATACGGTTTAAAAAGTATAAGGTTTAGATATTTTAACGCAGCGGGTGCAGATGAATCATTAGAAATTGGAGAAGCCCATGAACCAGAGACTCACCTAATTCCTTTAATTTTAGATGCTGCACTTTCTGTAAGAGATAGTATAAAGATTTTTGGAACGGACTATGAAACAAAAGATGGAACTTGTATAAGGGATTTTGTTCATGTAAATGACTTGGCCGATGCACACATTAAAGGCCTTGAGTATTTGATTAGTGAAAAGAAAACCGATTATTTTAATCTTGGAAGTGGTTCTGGATTCTCAGTTCGTGAAGTTATTGAAAAAGTAAAAGAAGTTACAAACGTAGATTTTAAAGTTGAAGAAGTTGATAGAAGACCAGGAGATCCAGCATACCTTATTGCAGACAACACAAAAGCAAGAAAAATACTTGGATGGGAGCCAAAATACGATCTTGAAAAGATTATTCAAACTGCATGGAATTGGCATAAAGTTTTAAGGAAAAAGTGA
- a CDS encoding UvrD-helicase domain-containing protein, with product MSVLEEIRKDINKNYFISASAGTGKTFTITNYYVEILKKYEKENYPEIVDEIVVVTFTRKAAAEMKERIVKLVNEEFSQSKNKEYWSKVKNNLSRAIISTIDSFCQRILREENINAKIDPSFSIISNAKMEKYIERAVFLTLRYVFQLFDFDEVSITCNIPSERKKQIKNYLEILKRYKDEIRKLFVNEYKDLNKFMETLKDVLKHWRAEMKRASVPEKLFSIDEIRSKSLEVFKYMLLISKEIYEGYTIDNFEFDFKAVLEKTLDFLEQDEMRKKYQKKFKYIIVDEFQDTNYLQKELFDKLHGEDNYLFYVGDRKQSIYRFRNADVSVFLETQNEFEKRGEKVLALKENYRSNYILVKYFNFISEKKIFSKTIIKNSKNEEVDEFEVFKTISPDLYNKLWYNKEFDESIPMRVYDGEIPALKDKNSRIKYVLVDNGGKNKKEREKSEALVAAYIIKNLVGKTMTVKEKDNYVKRKIKYSDFVILRSTLSNQEEVYKNVFKKFNIPLHVVSSKGFFERLEIKALLNALYAVQNPNNDFYFTQFFFSPLVLGKFGDYVKIVSKNTQLKKEGISDESLFQTAKKIKFDDEKVNKAIEVLAKYSQLKYFIRPAEVLKGLVRELNYFEKLVYFEDFQNAILNVKKLILDASAIDQMAESFSQLVKLIEKLSLENESEAATEDENSDSVKLMTIHASKGLEFKIVILGDIYSEEKKSNRNVMFSKERETTYYILRKFFDDLKQETKHDERIFEAIKEFYKDGVYDKTEDRRKLYVAITRASEMFIPIIFKDSKDNTLANYLKLSDQEKEELKGLIGDFEEVEIDVEKDINFDEESTKQVFEKKDIPQVHLKDLNGLAYKSYISPTTLYGYLGNEKEAKEEDILLLFDEKTSEGSDIHRKLSSVNTISQLRYLEEEKILKVKISDKLESLFKGANVISEWRVVKPFFVNDRRYMLFGIPDKVLFKGNKIYVLDFKNVDFKNSKNIEKYKFQIKFYMYLLRDFGAPEKGYIISTKTGEFIEVSLEENFEEKIKAAIENFESCKKVKA from the coding sequence ATGTCTGTATTAGAAGAAATTAGAAAGGATATAAATAAAAATTATTTTATATCCGCATCAGCAGGAACTGGAAAGACATTTACAATAACAAATTATTATGTGGAGATACTGAAAAAATATGAAAAAGAAAATTATCCAGAGATAGTTGATGAAATTGTAGTTGTTACTTTTACAAGAAAAGCGGCAGCAGAAATGAAAGAAAGGATTGTGAAACTTGTCAACGAAGAATTTTCACAGTCTAAAAATAAAGAGTATTGGTCAAAAGTGAAAAATAATTTGTCAAGAGCCATAATCTCTACAATAGATAGTTTTTGCCAGAGAATTTTAAGAGAGGAAAATATTAATGCAAAGATTGATCCAAGCTTTTCTATAATAAGCAATGCAAAGATGGAAAAATACATTGAAAGAGCTGTTTTTTTAACGTTGAGATATGTATTTCAGTTGTTTGATTTTGATGAAGTTAGTATAACTTGCAATATACCTAGTGAAAGAAAAAAGCAGATTAAAAATTATCTTGAAATTTTAAAAAGATACAAAGATGAGATAAGAAAATTGTTTGTAAATGAATATAAAGATCTTAACAAATTTATGGAAACTTTGAAAGATGTTCTTAAACATTGGAGAGCTGAGATGAAAAGGGCCTCTGTGCCTGAAAAGTTGTTTAGTATTGATGAAATAAGGTCAAAGAGTCTTGAAGTATTTAAGTACATGCTTCTTATTTCAAAAGAGATATATGAAGGATATACAATAGATAATTTTGAATTTGATTTTAAGGCGGTCCTAGAAAAGACATTGGATTTTCTTGAACAAGATGAGATGAGAAAAAAATATCAAAAGAAATTTAAGTACATCATTGTTGATGAATTTCAGGATACAAATTATCTACAAAAAGAGCTTTTTGATAAACTTCATGGGGAGGATAATTATTTATTCTATGTTGGTGATAGAAAACAATCAATTTATAGGTTCAGAAATGCAGATGTCTCTGTGTTTTTAGAAACTCAAAATGAATTTGAAAAGCGTGGAGAAAAAGTCCTTGCACTCAAGGAAAATTACAGATCTAATTATATCTTAGTAAAATACTTTAACTTTATATCCGAAAAAAAGATATTTAGCAAGACTATAATAAAAAATTCTAAAAATGAGGAAGTAGATGAATTTGAAGTGTTTAAGACGATCTCTCCAGATTTATACAACAAACTTTGGTATAACAAAGAATTTGATGAATCAATTCCTATGAGAGTATATGATGGAGAGATTCCAGCTTTAAAGGATAAAAATTCAAGAATAAAATACGTGTTGGTTGATAATGGTGGTAAAAATAAAAAAGAAAGAGAAAAAAGTGAAGCATTGGTTGCAGCGTATATAATAAAAAATCTTGTTGGTAAAACTATGACTGTAAAAGAAAAAGATAATTATGTAAAGAGAAAGATAAAGTATTCAGATTTTGTTATTCTTAGATCAACTCTTAGTAATCAAGAAGAGGTATACAAGAATGTTTTTAAAAAATTTAATATTCCACTTCACGTTGTTTCAAGCAAAGGTTTTTTCGAAAGGCTTGAAATAAAGGCGCTTTTAAATGCTTTGTATGCTGTACAAAACCCAAATAATGATTTTTACTTTACACAATTTTTCTTTTCACCACTGGTTCTTGGAAAGTTTGGAGATTATGTAAAGATTGTTTCAAAAAATACTCAATTAAAAAAAGAGGGAATTTCAGATGAATCTCTTTTTCAAACAGCTAAAAAGATTAAATTTGATGATGAAAAAGTAAATAAAGCAATTGAAGTGCTAGCGAAATACTCACAACTTAAATACTTTATTAGGCCTGCTGAAGTTTTAAAAGGGCTTGTAAGAGAGCTAAACTACTTTGAAAAACTAGTCTATTTTGAAGATTTTCAAAACGCAATATTAAATGTAAAAAAGCTTATTTTAGATGCATCAGCTATTGATCAGATGGCAGAATCGTTTTCACAACTTGTAAAGTTAATTGAAAAACTTTCTTTGGAGAATGAATCTGAAGCAGCAACGGAAGATGAAAATTCAGATAGTGTAAAACTTATGACAATACATGCATCAAAGGGACTTGAATTTAAGATAGTGATTTTGGGGGATATTTATTCAGAAGAGAAAAAATCTAATAGAAATGTAATGTTTTCAAAGGAAAGAGAAACGACATATTACATTTTAAGAAAATTTTTTGATGATTTAAAACAAGAAACAAAGCATGATGAAAGAATCTTTGAGGCAATAAAGGAATTTTACAAAGATGGAGTATACGACAAAACAGAAGATAGAAGAAAGCTGTATGTTGCTATTACAAGAGCCTCTGAAATGTTTATACCGATTATATTTAAGGACTCTAAAGATAATACATTGGCAAATTATCTGAAACTTTCAGATCAGGAAAAAGAAGAATTAAAGGGGTTAATTGGTGATTTTGAGGAAGTAGAAATTGACGTTGAAAAAGATATAAATTTTGATGAAGAAAGTACAAAGCAAGTATTTGAAAAGAAGGATATACCGCAAGTGCACCTTAAAGACTTAAATGGACTGGCGTATAAGTCTTATATTTCACCGACTACTTTGTATGGATATCTTGGAAATGAGAAAGAGGCAAAAGAAGAAGATATTTTACTTTTATTTGATGAAAAAACTTCTGAAGGTTCAGATATACACAGAAAACTTTCTTCGGTAAATACTATTTCTCAATTAAGATACCTTGAAGAGGAAAAGATTTTAAAAGTGAAAATTTCAGATAAGTTGGAATCACTTTTTAAAGGAGCAAATGTTATTTCTGAATGGAGAGTTGTAAAGCCATTTTTTGTAAATGATAGAAGATACATGCTTTTTGGAATTCCTGATAAGGTTTTATTTAAAGGCAATAAGATATATGTTCTTGATTTTAAAAACGTTGACTTTAAAAATTCAAAAAATATTGAAAAATACAAATTTCAAATAAAGTTTTATATGTATCTTTTAAGAGATTTTGGCGCACCAGAAAAAGGATATATTATTTCTACAAAAACGGGAGAATTTATAGAAGTTAGCCTTGAAGAAAATTTTGAAGAAAAAATAAAAGCTGCAATTGAAAATTTTGAATCTTGCAAGAAGGTGAAAGCATGA
- a CDS encoding PD-(D/E)XK nuclease family protein, protein MKKAIVVNIDKGHFDYMANEMLNYYDPFSFLFIGPTGYYVRQISDKFSQKFGKAINRDAFRVINQYVVETLLRNNMDAVFFDRDFFKAFIAQKIEEYENSAIDDDSYREFIKIVSKSKGILEYILDLFEKAWEMRNSTFEKLPPYYMEINELLNVESNVSRLVNELLKDISLTLQKSEIVYDSITSYKWYVENAKFVESKRKTLVVSGFFDITPILRQVLKEMFNHFEDVYFYVWRKIDDRAFSQLDMIYEFLIENGFEIEDWKTEKLNLKEKTEVVGYKNVISEIVNVSGKVKKLILSGVNPSDIAIVAPNIQIAKQIAEKLDEMKVPFNLSMNVKLSESKVVKMILQPFKTKYFGYDLENIFATLETPFVDTLGLTMDEIESLFKEFSIEEGDFSKSIIEKINERIKELENVEDEDVMQQVEEKKEEYLKFSKVLENLFGLFEEIDKNINGDFLVFLKKFIKEKFLDKFEVFNNEEYISIIQEEISALYKFSEVIDNLLQYNMGKTSWRNMFKILTSIVNAENYRLSPRKENAVDIVDVQIARFVEKEYKFFVSAVDGVYPSFNVNPLILQTLSEPNKLKSFNEEVERRNFVLSLIFSSHNYISYPKATLSGDPVVPSIYAAEFGEIKEESDERYILIDPEMIFSEEDKRIYEAYFGENKLILNEKFKSDAEIKRLSHSRISDYVSCPLYYYFKHVAGIRYYSQDKSNLYKGILYHRVLKNYFEKEISFNKEKIKNYVEEAYDEIYKEEFDRYKIPREINIEEFTQKLEEFIEGLFSESYLKIGRKILEIKAIKSLEEVYKTHSLFNRTVEFEARIDRIDELKENYTNFVGKKSSEVSDNMEKIDKKAYAIVDYKTKVIDYKLIEQLLLYDYVIRENKGSYISLGEADFDTYLVFLGIDDKKSYFLKREDNSLYIKRKGKAAGFDKVDYSFFKEWVESILDKILSGEFKPIFVERELEPFLNYLVKNNFEVNTSKEKTCTGYYKCEYSEACGGFEVYKDIKLAK, encoded by the coding sequence ATGAAAAAGGCCATAGTTGTTAATATAGATAAGGGTCATTTTGATTATATGGCTAATGAAATGCTAAATTATTATGATCCATTTTCATTTTTATTCATTGGCCCCACCGGATATTATGTTAGACAGATATCAGATAAATTTTCTCAGAAATTTGGTAAAGCTATTAACAGAGATGCTTTTAGAGTTATAAATCAGTACGTTGTAGAAACCCTTCTTAGAAATAATATGGATGCGGTATTCTTTGATAGGGATTTCTTTAAAGCTTTTATAGCACAAAAGATAGAAGAGTATGAAAATTCAGCCATTGATGATGATAGTTACAGAGAGTTTATAAAAATTGTTTCAAAGTCAAAGGGAATTTTAGAATACATTCTTGATTTATTTGAAAAGGCATGGGAAATGCGAAACTCAACTTTTGAAAAATTACCGCCCTATTATATGGAGATTAATGAGCTTTTAAATGTTGAAAGTAACGTTTCAAGACTTGTTAATGAGTTGTTAAAGGATATAAGTTTAACTCTTCAAAAGAGTGAAATAGTATATGACTCAATTACTTCGTATAAATGGTACGTTGAAAATGCAAAGTTTGTTGAATCAAAACGAAAAACACTTGTTGTAAGTGGTTTTTTTGATATAACACCTATCTTGAGACAGGTTTTAAAGGAAATGTTTAATCATTTTGAAGATGTTTATTTTTATGTATGGAGAAAAATAGATGATAGAGCTTTTAGTCAACTTGATATGATATATGAATTTTTAATCGAAAATGGATTTGAGATTGAAGATTGGAAAACAGAAAAATTAAATTTAAAGGAGAAAACAGAAGTAGTTGGATACAAGAATGTTATAAGTGAAATTGTTAATGTTAGTGGAAAAGTGAAAAAACTGATTCTTTCCGGGGTAAATCCTTCCGATATTGCTATAGTTGCTCCTAATATTCAAATAGCAAAACAAATTGCAGAAAAATTAGATGAAATGAAAGTTCCATTTAATCTTTCGATGAATGTAAAACTTTCAGAGAGTAAAGTAGTTAAGATGATTCTACAACCATTTAAGACAAAATATTTCGGGTATGATTTAGAAAATATCTTTGCAACTTTAGAAACACCATTTGTAGATACATTAGGGCTTACAATGGATGAAATTGAATCATTGTTTAAGGAATTTTCTATTGAAGAGGGAGATTTTTCAAAAAGTATAATAGAAAAAATAAATGAAAGAATTAAAGAATTGGAAAATGTTGAAGATGAAGATGTAATGCAGCAAGTAGAAGAAAAGAAAGAAGAGTATTTAAAGTTTTCAAAGGTATTAGAGAATTTATTTGGTTTGTTTGAAGAGATAGATAAAAATATAAATGGTGATTTTCTTGTCTTTCTTAAAAAATTTATTAAAGAAAAATTTTTGGATAAATTTGAGGTTTTTAATAATGAGGAATATATAAGCATAATCCAAGAGGAAATTAGTGCTCTGTACAAATTTTCTGAAGTTATAGATAACCTCTTGCAGTACAACATGGGTAAAACCTCGTGGAGGAATATGTTTAAAATTTTAACAAGTATTGTAAATGCTGAAAACTACAGGCTTTCTCCAAGAAAGGAAAATGCAGTTGATATAGTGGATGTTCAAATTGCCCGATTTGTAGAAAAAGAATACAAATTCTTTGTAAGTGCGGTAGATGGTGTTTATCCTAGCTTTAATGTTAATCCGCTTATCTTGCAAACACTTTCAGAACCAAACAAATTGAAATCTTTTAATGAAGAAGTAGAAAGGCGAAATTTTGTACTTTCACTTATATTTTCTTCTCATAACTATATTTCGTATCCTAAGGCTACACTCTCAGGTGATCCTGTTGTCCCATCTATATACGCAGCAGAATTTGGAGAAATTAAAGAAGAAAGTGATGAAAGATATATTTTGATTGATCCAGAGATGATCTTTTCTGAAGAGGATAAAAGGATATATGAGGCATATTTTGGAGAAAATAAATTGATATTAAATGAAAAATTTAAAAGTGATGCGGAGATAAAAAGGTTAAGTCATAGCAGAATTTCAGATTATGTAAGCTGTCCATTATATTATTATTTTAAACATGTTGCAGGAATAAGGTATTATAGCCAAGATAAATCAAATCTTTATAAAGGAATATTGTATCATAGGGTGCTGAAAAATTACTTTGAAAAAGAGATTTCATTTAATAAAGAAAAGATAAAAAATTATGTAGAAGAAGCATATGATGAAATATATAAAGAGGAATTTGATAGGTATAAAATTCCAAGAGAAATAAATATAGAAGAGTTTACTCAAAAATTAGAAGAATTTATCGAAGGACTTTTCAGTGAAAGTTATCTAAAGATTGGAAGAAAAATTTTAGAGATTAAGGCAATAAAGTCTTTGGAAGAGGTGTATAAGACTCATAGTTTATTTAATAGAACTGTGGAGTTTGAAGCAAGGATTGATAGGATAGATGAACTTAAAGAAAATTATACAAATTTTGTTGGTAAAAAAAGTTCTGAAGTTAGTGATAATATGGAAAAAATTGACAAAAAAGCTTATGCAATAGTTGATTATAAAACAAAAGTTATCGATTATAAATTAATTGAACAATTATTATTGTATGATTATGTAATAAGAGAAAATAAAGGTTCTTATATTAGCCTAGGTGAAGCAGATTTTGATACTTATCTAGTATTTTTAGGTATAGATGATAAAAAATCTTACTTTTTAAAGAGAGAAGACAATAGTTTGTATATTAAAAGAAAAGGTAAGGCAGCTGGCTTTGATAAAGTAGATTATAGCTTTTTTAAAGAGTGGGTAGAAAGTATATTGGATAAGATTCTTTCTGGCGAATTTAAACCAATTTTTGTAGAAAGAGAATTAGAACCATTTTTGAATTATTTGGTAAAGAATAATTTTGAAGTTAATACAAGTAAAGAAAAAACATGTACAGGGTATTATAAGTGCGAATATTCTGAGGCTTGTGGGGGATTTGAAGTATATAAAGATATAAAATTAGCCAAGTAG
- a CDS encoding DegV family protein, giving the protein MEKIGIVVDSGCDVGNVDYPLKVVPLRIFVNGKEYNDGEIDEEFLFENLDGEVKTSLPNPEAIRQVMLDFINEGYKKIITFNISSNLSGTFNLFRLISQELMEKFDDVKIVNIDTLNISVGSGLIVRKCIEYIHSGSLFEDVVEKSKEDIEKSKVFYVIPTLKYLARGGRIGKVKAMLGEFLKMKPVISVNKEGEYYTVTKAHGFKKSINAMYEEFLKFVSNKKFISIVATTGNSESVRRIKESLLEKIRDIENCVRAFESEVSTVLSAHTGPDLVGVAALILD; this is encoded by the coding sequence ATGGAAAAAATAGGAATTGTAGTTGATTCTGGATGTGATGTGGGAAATGTTGATTATCCCTTAAAGGTGGTTCCATTAAGAATATTTGTAAATGGAAAAGAATATAACGATGGAGAAATTGATGAAGAATTTTTGTTTGAAAACTTAGATGGAGAAGTAAAAACTTCACTTCCAAATCCAGAAGCTATTAGGCAGGTTATGCTTGATTTTATAAATGAAGGTTATAAAAAGATAATAACTTTTAACATTTCAAGTAATTTAAGTGGTACATTTAATCTTTTTAGATTGATTAGCCAAGAGCTAATGGAAAAATTTGATGATGTAAAAATAGTAAATATAGACACACTTAATATTTCAGTAGGTTCTGGCCTTATTGTGAGAAAATGTATTGAATACATACATTCTGGTAGCTTATTTGAAGATGTTGTAGAAAAATCAAAAGAAGATATTGAAAAATCAAAAGTTTTTTATGTTATTCCAACACTTAAATATCTTGCAAGAGGTGGACGAATAGGTAAAGTTAAGGCAATGCTCGGAGAATTTTTAAAAATGAAACCAGTTATATCTGTAAATAAAGAAGGAGAATATTATACGGTTACAAAGGCTCATGGTTTTAAAAAATCTATTAATGCAATGTACGAAGAGTTTTTAAAATTTGTTTCAAACAAAAAATTTATTTCGATTGTTGCTACAACTGGTAATAGCGAAAGTGTAAGGCGAATAAAAGAAAGTTTACTTGAAAAAATTAGGGATATCGAAAATTGTGTTAGAGCTTTTGAATCAGAAGTTTCAACAGTGCTTTCAGCTCATACGGGACCTGATTTGGTTGGAGTTGCGGCTTTAATATTAGATTAA
- a CDS encoding HU family DNA-binding protein, which yields MSKKELVNMIAEKIPELKKKDIKAVVDAVFESISDALAKGEKVQLIGFGTFEVRKAEERTGVNPRTREKIKIPARKVPKFKPGKELKEKVNK from the coding sequence ATGAGTAAAAAGGAACTTGTTAACATGATCGCTGAAAAGATTCCTGAATTAAAGAAAAAAGACATCAAAGCAGTTGTTGATGCAGTATTTGAATCAATTTCCGATGCATTAGCAAAAGGGGAAAAAGTTCAACTTATCGGATTTGGAACATTTGAAGTAAGAAAAGCAGAAGAAAGAACAGGTGTAAACCCAAGAACAAGAGAAAAAATTAAAATTCCTGCAAGAAAAGTTCCAAAATTCAAACCTGGAAAAGAATTAAAAGAAAAAGTAAACAAATAA
- a CDS encoding shikimate kinase: protein MPLYIVGLPGSGKSAVGRILKEDFGYDVVDFDEILKIETGKSFNDIIRNNGLQTIKSLEGKFLKRFKKFEEKIVVTLGTISNLELFNGKIIYIKIPKEKFVKRLKKINKKYSDKELDIIFEEMHSIFSQKADLVISSENKTKFDISKIIDDFYRKNLKK, encoded by the coding sequence TTGCCTTTGTATATAGTTGGACTCCCTGGAAGCGGCAAATCTGCTGTGGGAAGAATTTTAAAAGAAGATTTTGGATACGATGTAGTTGATTTTGATGAAATATTAAAAATAGAAACAGGAAAATCTTTCAACGATATAATTAGAAATAATGGTCTTCAAACAATAAAATCACTTGAAGGAAAATTTCTAAAGCGTTTTAAAAAATTTGAAGAAAAAATTGTAGTTACTCTTGGAACTATCTCAAACCTTGAGCTTTTTAACGGAAAGATAATATACATAAAAATTCCAAAAGAAAAATTCGTTAAAAGACTAAAAAAGATCAATAAAAAATACAGTGATAAAGAACTAGATATAATCTTTGAAGAGATGCATTCTATATTTTCACAAAAGGCAGATTTGGTAATTTCTTCCGAGAATAAGACAAAATTCGATATTTCAAAGATTATTGACGATTTTTACAGAAAAAACTTAAAAAAATGA
- a CDS encoding secondary thiamine-phosphate synthase enzyme YjbQ, with protein sequence MLYSLEVPTKTRNEFIDITHKIEETISKSGIKSGICVVFVPHTTAAVTINENADPSVKSDIVKTLNKVIPANWDYTHIEGNSDSHIKSTLVSPSITLIIENGKLVLGTWQGVYFCEFDGPRRRKVFIKILSD encoded by the coding sequence ATGCTTTACAGCTTAGAAGTTCCTACAAAAACAAGAAATGAGTTCATAGACATAACTCATAAAATAGAAGAAACGATAAGTAAATCTGGTATTAAATCAGGCATTTGTGTGGTGTTTGTTCCACATACAACTGCAGCTGTTACTATAAATGAAAATGCTGATCCTTCAGTGAAAAGTGACATAGTTAAAACTTTAAACAAGGTTATACCTGCTAATTGGGATTATACCCATATTGAAGGAAACTCTGATTCACATATAAAATCTACACTTGTATCTCCAAGTATTACTTTAATAATAGAAAATGGAAAATTAGTTCTTGGAACATGGCAAGGTGTATACTTCTGCGAGTTTGATGGTCCAAGGAGGAGAAAAGTTTTTATTAAAATATTATCTGATTAG
- a CDS encoding Fur family transcriptional regulator has protein sequence MLTKWRKLVLDVINSSEKPLNAEDIYRLNNFKPNLSTVYRALNYLEKKSYISSVSFDGGTKYYFSKDKHFHFLYCTNCGKIEVFEECMASELEKKIKSKFGYLITDHVFYFKGLCKKCRKEVKGNE, from the coding sequence GTGCTGACAAAATGGAGGAAATTGGTTTTAGATGTTATAAATTCAAGTGAGAAGCCACTTAATGCGGAAGATATTTATAGATTGAATAATTTCAAACCCAATTTGTCAACTGTATATAGAGCTTTAAATTATCTTGAGAAAAAAAGCTATATTTCTTCAGTATCTTTTGATGGTGGAACTAAGTATTATTTTTCAAAAGATAAGCATTTCCACTTTTTATATTGCACAAATTGTGGAAAAATAGAAGTTTTTGAAGAGTGTATGGCAAGTGAACTTGAAAAGAAAATTAAGAGTAAATTTGGTTATCTTATAACAGATCACGTATTTTATTTTAAAGGATTGTGTAAAAAATGTAGGAAGGAGGTAAAAGGGAATGAATAA